In a single window of the Halobaculum lipolyticum genome:
- a CDS encoding translation initiation factor eIF-2B — protein sequence MIDETVAEIREMQTHSSSVVAVKAARSLADLVERDYATLDEFERDLEHNAGALRRANPSHASLHRTMRAVAGDVLGNAETVEGAKELLSVAIDQEVARVETGKREAARNAAETFEDGETFLTHDYSSTVLEAVETAAAGGAHLTAYVTEARPRYLGRKTARTLAAMDRVEPHLAVDAAAGYLLREVDPDRVVVGMDCIVDDTLYNRVGTFPIAAAAAEMDVPVVVVGSGTKVIVDGFRFENEFRPPSEVMLEPADGIALENPAYDATPMRLVDEVVTDEGVLDR from the coding sequence ATGATAGACGAGACGGTCGCCGAGATCCGCGAGATGCAGACGCACTCCTCGTCGGTCGTCGCGGTGAAGGCCGCCCGGTCGCTCGCCGACCTCGTCGAGCGCGACTACGCCACCCTCGACGAGTTCGAGCGCGACCTCGAACACAACGCCGGCGCGCTCCGGCGGGCGAACCCCTCCCACGCGAGCCTCCACCGCACGATGCGGGCGGTCGCCGGCGACGTCCTCGGCAACGCCGAGACCGTCGAGGGCGCCAAGGAACTGCTGTCGGTCGCCATCGACCAGGAGGTCGCCCGCGTCGAGACGGGCAAGCGCGAGGCCGCGCGCAACGCCGCCGAGACGTTCGAGGACGGCGAGACGTTCCTGACGCACGACTACTCTTCGACCGTGCTGGAGGCGGTCGAGACCGCCGCCGCGGGCGGCGCCCACCTGACCGCCTACGTCACCGAGGCCCGACCGCGCTACCTCGGGCGCAAGACCGCCCGCACCCTCGCGGCGATGGACCGCGTCGAGCCGCACCTCGCGGTCGACGCTGCCGCGGGCTACCTGCTGCGCGAGGTCGACCCCGACCGCGTCGTCGTCGGGATGGACTGCATCGTCGACGACACCCTGTACAACCGCGTCGGCACGTTCCCCATCGCCGCCGCGGCCGCCGAGATGGACGTCCCCGTCGTCGTCGTCGGCTCCGGCACGAAGGTGATCGTCGACGGGTTCCGTTTCGAGAACGAGTTCCGCCCGCCCAGCGAGGTGATGCTCGAACCCGCCGACGGCATCGCGTTGGAGAACCCGGCCTACGACGCGACCCCGATGCGACTCGTCGACGAGGTCGTCACCGACGAGGGCGTCCTCGACCGCTGA